From the genome of Bacteroidota bacterium:
ACCGCCTTGAGTTATGCAGCGGCTTGGATTTGGGCGGACTTACGCCCGGGGGCGGGCTGCTTGCGAGCGTGTGTTTGGCCGTGCAAATTCCTGTGCATGTGCTCCTGCGCACACGAGGGGGCGATTTTTTGTGCACCGATGCCGAATTTGAAACGCTGTTGATCGAAGCAGAAGCAGCGCGGGAGATGGGAGCCGCGGGCATCGTAGCGGGCATCTTGCTGCCCCATGGGCGGATTGACGTTGCGCGGATGCGCCTGTTGGTGCAAACGGCAGCGCCGATGCCGGTGACCTTTCACCGGGCCTTTGACCGCGTGACGGATCGTGAATCCGGCTTGGCGGATTTGTTGCAGACGGGTTGCAACCGATTGCTGGCAAGCGGTTTGGCGGGTTCGGCGCAGGAGGGCGCGGAGAATTTGGCATGGTTGCAAAAGCAAGCCGGGGACCGGTTGATCGTGATGCCCGGAGGCGGTGTCACCGCCGACAATGTCCGCGGTATTGCTGAAATTACCGGCGCAGTCGAGTTTCACCTCTCTGCCATTCGTCAGGAACCGAGCAAAATGACCTTCCATCCGACCTGGCAATCCAACGAACAAACCAAGACCTGGGTACCTGCCCCTGAAAAGGTGGCTGCACTCAAGGCAGTTTTGACCGAATATTTCACTGAAAAAAGATAGAAAATGGCTGAATTGAGCGACAAAGTGTACGAAGAAATTGAGACTCTCTGCGAAAAGGCCGATGCCTTGGCAGATGGCGGCGAATATGCAGATGCGATCCGCAAATACTGGGAGGCTTATGACTTGATCCCCGAACCAAAGGCCGATTGGGAAGCTTCCTTGTGGGTGTTGGGCGCCATTGCCGATGCCAATTTCATGGGCGGCGATTTCGCTGCAGGCCGCGACAACCTCGCCAATGCCATGCATTTGCCCGACGCCATCGGCAACCCCTTTCTCCATCTCCGTCTGGGACAATGCCAATGGGAACTGGGCGACCTCGACCGCGCCGCCGATGAACTGACCCGCGCCTATGGATTGGCCGGCGAAGAGATCTTCGAAGGGGAGGACAAAAAGTACTTTGAGTTTTTGAAGACGCGGATTGAGATGAGTTGAAGCCAGTTCGCTAGAACGGCATGTAAGAAAACTTCAGCTTTATCGTTTTAGATTGCAAAAAACTCGCTATCTTCGATGAAGTCGAATTTGCTGAATGGCACAAAACGAAACATCACGCGATTACAGGGGCGCATTTGCATTGCTCACCTTGCTATTTTTCATGTGGGGGTTCATCACGGTCACAAATGACGTGTTGGTGACCACCTTTCGTGGCATTTTCCAGCTTAGCGCATTGGAATCGAGCTTGGTGCAGTTTTCCTTTTTTGGCGCATTTTTCGTGATTTCGATCATCTACTACATCGTTTCGCTGACGATGGGTGACCCGATCAACCGCATTGGGTACAAAACGGGGATGGTGATTGGCTTGCTCGGTTGCGGACTTGGCTGTGCCTTGTTTTATCCGGCAGCGCAAATGGCCTCCTACGGGTTTTTCCTTTTTGCGCTGTTTGTCCTTGCTGCGGGTGTGACCATGCTCCAAATTGCTGCAAATCCCTACGCTGCGATCATGGGTAGCCCTGAATCCGCCTCGGGACGTTTGAATTTTGCCCAAGGCTTCAATTCGTTGGGTACCACGGTCGGGCCGCTGGTCGCCGCGATTCTGATTTTCAAGGTGTTTTCGACCGGGGACAAGAGTCCGACGGCCGTCGCCTCCGCTTATTTGATTTATTCGGCCTTGTTTGTGATTTGCGCTGCTTTTGTGGCGTTTTCCGCGATGCCGCCCTTCAAAAATGAAGAAAAAGCCGAAAAAGGCCTCGGCGTTTTGCGTTTTCCCTACCTCGTTCTCGGCGTGATTGCGATTTTTGTCTATGTGGGCGCCGAAGTGTCCACCGGGACCTTTCTCATTGATTTTCTGCGCGATCCGAATGTCCTCGGGATGACCAAGGAGCAAGCCACCGGAATGTTGCCTTTTTTCTGGGGAGGATTGATGATCGGCAGGTTGTTGGGGGCCATTTCGCTGAGTACAACTTTGGAAACGGTCAAAAAGGCGGTCTACATGGCCGTGGTTGCTGCGGCATGTTTTTTCTTCATCTACTTCGTCACCGGCATCAAAACAGAAGGCGGCGTTTTCTCCTACCAAACACTTCCCTTGACCGAATTGGGTATCTATTTGTTGCTTTTGCTGGTCACCTACGTCGGATTGCTGGCGGGTCGGGATGCGCCTGCACGCACGTTGGGAATCTTTTCGCTGGTGAATATCGTCTTGCTGATGGTCGGGGCATTCGGCAGCGGTCATCTCGCAGCTTGGTGTGTGATCGGCGCCGGATTGTTCAACTCGATCATGTGGAGCAATATTTTCTCCTTGTCCATTGCGGATTTGGGCAAATACACGAGTCAAGGCAGTTCGTTGTTGGTGATGGCGATCGTCGGGGGTGCCTTGGTACCTCCATTGCAGGCAACCTTGGCCGACAGTTTTGGCAGTTTTCAACTTTCTTATGTCGTTCCAGCGGCATGTTATCTGTACCTTGCATTTTATGGCTGGATCGGGGCTGGAATCGGACGAAAGAGAATTCAAGCGCAGGCTTATGAAAGATAAAATCGTAATCGGGGCTGATATCGGGGGGACCAATACCACGTTGGGATTGGTCAATGGACGTGGCGAAATCCTGTCGGAGATGCGGTTTTCAACGCGTTCGTTTGAAAAGCCACAAGGGTTGGTGCAGGCACTTTCCGATGAGATCCGCTGTCGCATCGACGATATGGGCGGCAATGGCGATTTGTGTGGCGTCGGTTTGGGTGCTCCGAATGGGAATTTTTATTCGGGGATGGTCGAAGAAGCCCCCAATTTGCGCTGGAAAGGCAATGTGGACCTGCGTACGATGTTCAGCGAAGCCTTGAACGTACCTTGCGTCCTTACCAATGACGCCAACGCGGCCGCGATCGGCGAAATGATCTATGGTGGCGCAATCGGCATGAAAAACTTTGTGGTGATCACCATCGGCACAGGTTTGGGCAGTGGCATCGTCGTCAATGGCGAATTGCTCTATGGGCATTCCGGATTTGCCGGCGAAATGGGGCATACGATCGCTGTACGGGACGGGCGCTTGTGCACTTGCGGGCGGCGCGGCTGCTTGGAGGCGTATGTGAGTGCGCGTGGCATCCGGCAGACGACGGTGGAGATTCTCACCGGCCGCAAATATCCCAGCGAATTGCGCCAACTTTCGGCAGAAAAACTAAGTCCAAAAAATGTGGCCCAAGCTGCGATGGAAGGCGATCCGATTGCGCAGGAAATTTTTGAATTCACTGGCGAATTGCTCGGACGGCACTTGGCGGATGCCGTGGCCTTGCTGAGTCCGGAGGCGATTTTTTTCTACGGCGGCGTCTCCGGCGCAGGGGATGTATTGCTCGCCCCGACAAGGCGTGCCTTGGAAGAAAACGTATTGGGCGTCTTCAAGGGACGCACCCAATTGCTGCCTTCGGCCCTTCAGGGCAGGTCGGCTGCAATTTTAGGCGCTGCGGCGCTGGCTTGGAAAACGTTTTGTGTGCCGGTTGGGGGGAATTGAGGGGGGATTTTCCATCGCCAGCCTATTCTACCATTGATAAATGTCCTGACGTGCATGGACCTCCATGGTTTCTATGGATTCATCGGCTGACCAGACATCCAATCGCTCAATTTGCAAGCTGTCGCTCCATTGATAGCGGGCATAAGCGAAAGCTCTCCCATCCTCGCAAGCATCCTCCAAGTGAACCATCGCCCTCAAAAGGCCATTGCGGTTGTAGAAAAGGTAGTCGTGAAAATTGGTGTACAGCGATGCGTGGCACATTTCGCCATGCACTGCCAACAAGCATAGCGGACTTTTGCGGATGATGCGCAAGCTGCGAAAGCTGACTTGTGGCCATGCAGGCGTATGGCGCGGATTTTCCAGGAATGCTGAGTCCGAAGGATGCAATAGGGATGGTCTCTCGAGGGGGAATTCCTCCGCTGTCAAACCCATTGCGCCAGGAGCAAAAGGGGATTCTGCCCGCCAAGTTTGGCTTGTTTGGTAACCCTGCTCTTGCTGCCAATTGCCTTTGGACCAGTGCTCCACTGCCATTTCAATGTCTTGCAAGGCTTGCGCGTCAAGTTCGAGGCCAAGTTTCTCCTTGAGCAATGCTGGATTTTGCGCCAACAATGGATAGGGCGCCATTGTCCTCATCGCGCTGTCTCCAACCCATTCGCGTTTTGAATCGGGAAGAATTTGCATTTTCCCTGGATACAGTTCGCGTTGGCCTGCACTCAATTGTTGGATCCAAACTTGATGTTGTTTGGGGGAATTGCAGGCAATGACGGCGTTGGCGGCCATCGCTGATATCCATAGGATGCGTTTTGTGTTCAATTTGAAACTTTGTGCTTACCCTTATGAATGTCAAGTTAGCTGATAATTAGCCACCGAAACAAAATTGACTTTTCCTTATCTTCGATACCATGAAAGTTGCAGATAGCTTTTTGTCGCTCAAGCTTGAGACCTTGCAGATGCTGATGGCCGTAGAAGATCCAGCCAAATTGCAGCGCGTGCGCGCCGTGTTGGAGGAATCTGAGCCGACGCCACAGCATCTATTGGACCTGATCCAACGTCGTCAGGAAGAGGCGAGGTTAGAGGTCGGTACGCCGATCGAGGAGTTCTTGGAAGAAATCAAACACTTGTAAGGTTCGGGGTCCTCGTCACTTTGGTCTGGATCGATTGCCTTATT
Proteins encoded in this window:
- a CDS encoding ROK family protein → MKDKIVIGADIGGTNTTLGLVNGRGEILSEMRFSTRSFEKPQGLVQALSDEIRCRIDDMGGNGDLCGVGLGAPNGNFYSGMVEEAPNLRWKGNVDLRTMFSEALNVPCVLTNDANAAAIGEMIYGGAIGMKNFVVITIGTGLGSGIVVNGELLYGHSGFAGEMGHTIAVRDGRLCTCGRRGCLEAYVSARGIRQTTVEILTGRKYPSELRQLSAEKLSPKNVAQAAMEGDPIAQEIFEFTGELLGRHLADAVALLSPEAIFFYGGVSGAGDVLLAPTRRALEENVLGVFKGRTQLLPSALQGRSAAILGAAALAWKTFCVPVGGN
- a CDS encoding sugar MFS transporter; amino-acid sequence: MAQNETSRDYRGAFALLTLLFFMWGFITVTNDVLVTTFRGIFQLSALESSLVQFSFFGAFFVISIIYYIVSLTMGDPINRIGYKTGMVIGLLGCGLGCALFYPAAQMASYGFFLFALFVLAAGVTMLQIAANPYAAIMGSPESASGRLNFAQGFNSLGTTVGPLVAAILIFKVFSTGDKSPTAVASAYLIYSALFVICAAFVAFSAMPPFKNEEKAEKGLGVLRFPYLVLGVIAIFVYVGAEVSTGTFLIDFLRDPNVLGMTKEQATGMLPFFWGGLMIGRLLGAISLSTTLETVKKAVYMAVVAAACFFFIYFVTGIKTEGGVFSYQTLPLTELGIYLLLLLVTYVGLLAGRDAPARTLGIFSLVNIVLLMVGAFGSGHLAAWCVIGAGLFNSIMWSNIFSLSIADLGKYTSQGSSLLVMAIVGGALVPPLQATLADSFGSFQLSYVVPAACYLYLAFYGWIGAGIGRKRIQAQAYER
- a CDS encoding copper homeostasis protein CutC, coding for MPSQFTIEAVVDSLDAALAAEAAGADRLELCSGLDLGGLTPGGGLLASVCLAVQIPVHVLLRTRGGDFLCTDAEFETLLIEAEAAREMGAAGIVAGILLPHGRIDVARMRLLVQTAAPMPVTFHRAFDRVTDRESGLADLLQTGCNRLLASGLAGSAQEGAENLAWLQKQAGDRLIVMPGGGVTADNVRGIAEITGAVEFHLSAIRQEPSKMTFHPTWQSNEQTKTWVPAPEKVAALKAVLTEYFTEKR